Proteins from a single region of Strix aluco isolate bStrAlu1 chromosome 18, bStrAlu1.hap1, whole genome shotgun sequence:
- the EMID1 gene encoding EMI domain-containing protein 1 isoform X14, whose product MAGRARGRCRRCLPLPVPLGLCLCLCCLLLPPAAGSWSPAVLQPAARSFPSSNWCSYTVTRTVSCHVQNGTFLQRVFQGCRWPLACSGGSYRTIVRPIYRVTYKTLTALEWRCCPGHVGANCEEAEAHTFLTLRDTGRPSAAPRRPSLRPTAFSGCLNCSRVGELTARLATLEAQVARLSVAEPPTSPAPKGSTPGRGPETGQLWGSPAARGSPGDDGRPSSRGPPGPSGPKGDAGGRGPSGIPGVKGPRGPPGPPGPPGPPGRDGARGLPGEKGLPGPPGPPGPPAPVGPAIPRIAEPRDPLLSNTFTEAAGGIVGPAGPPGPVGPMGPPGPPGPIGPPGPPGPDGRAGAPGAAGPPGEKGDRGPQGHPGSRGQDGAQGEPGPRGEPGEKGTWGEGLHQLREALKILAERVLILETMIGLYEPEPGSGSGPPGTVAPGPPRGKRGSSQPPYRIVAPHRQPPSKQ is encoded by the exons AtggcgggccgggcccgggggcgctgccgccgctgcctgcccctgcctgtacccctggggctctgcctgtgcctctgctgcctgctgctgccgcccgccgccggctcctGGAGCCCGGCCGTGCTGCAGCCCGCCGCCCGCAG TTTCCCTTCCAGCAACTGGTGCTCCTACACAGTGACACGGACGGTGTCATGCCACGTCCAGAATGGCACCTTCCTCCAGCGGGTCTTCCAGGGCTGCCGCTGGCCCCTGGCCTGCAGCGGGGGCAG ctACCGCACCATCGTCCGGCCCATCTACAGGGTGACCTACAAGACGCTCACGGCGCTGGAGTGGAGGTGCTGCCCCGGCCATGTCGGCGCCAACTGTGAGGAAG CAGAGGCTCACACCTTCCTCACCCTGCGGGACACCGGCCGCCCCAGTGCTGCCCCACGCCGGCCCTCCCTCCGCCCCACAGCTTTCTCAG GGTGCCTGAACTGCAGCCGTGTCGGGGAGCTGACAGCCCGGCTTGCCACCCTCGAGGCGCAG GTGGCCCGGCTATCGGTGGCTgaaccccccacctccccagcacccaAAGGCAGCACCCCGGGCAGGGGGCCGGAGACCGGGCAGCTCTGGGGGTCCCCGGCTGCCCGCGGGAGCCCCGGGGATGATG GGAGACCCAGCTCGCGAGggccccccggcccctccggcccCAAGGGAGACGCAGGAGGACGGGGACCATCAGGCATTCCCGGGGTGAAGGGTCCAAGGGGGCCACCAG gtccccccggccccccaggaCCACCTGGCCGGGATGGAGCCAGGGGGCTCCCTGGAGAGAAGGGGTTACCCGGCCCCCCTGGCCCCCCGGGCCCCCCTGCCCCCGTGGGGCCAGCGATACCCCGCATAGCCGAGCCCA GGGACCCGCTCCTCTCCAACACCTTCACCGAAGCCGCCGGGGGCATCGTGGGTCCCGCTGGACCCCCCGGACCTGTGGGGCCGATGG gtccccctggccccccagGTCCCATCGGGCCACCCGGCCCCCCAGGACCCGAC GGTAGAGCCGGGGCACCCGGAGCTGCCGGCCCCCCCGGGGAGAAGGGAGACAGG GGTCCCCAGGGCCACCCGGGCAGCCGTGGGCAGGACGGGGCACAG gGCGAGCCGGGCCCCAGGGGCGAGCCAGGCGAGAAGGGCACTTGG gggGAGGGTTTGCACCAGCTCCGCGAGGCGCTGAAGATTTTAGCGGAGAGGGTTTTAATCTTGGAAACAATGATTGGGCTCTATG
- the EMID1 gene encoding EMI domain-containing protein 1 isoform X10: MAGRARGRCRRCLPLPVPLGLCLCLCCLLLPPAAGSWSPAVLQPAARSFPSSNWCSYTVTRTVSCHVQNGTFLQRVFQGCRWPLACSGGSSYRTIVRPIYRVTYKTLTALEWRCCPGHVGANCEEAEAHTFLTLRDTGRPSAAPRRPSLRPTAFSGCLNCSRVGELTARLATLEAQVARLSVAEPPTSPAPKGSTPGRGPETGQLWGSPAARGSPGDDGRPSSRGPPGPSGPKGDAGGRGPSGIPGVKGPRGPPGPPGPPGPPGRDGARGLPGEKGLPGPPGPPGPPAPVGPAIPRIAEPRDPLLSNTFTEAAGGIVGPAGPPGPVGPMGPPGPPGPIGPPGPPGPDGRAGAPGAAGPPGEKGDRGPQGHPGSRGQDGAQGEPGPRGEPGEKGTWGEGLHQLREALKILAERVLILETMIGLYEPEPGSGSGPPGTVAPGPPRGKRGSSQPPYRIVAPHRQPPSKQ; the protein is encoded by the exons AtggcgggccgggcccgggggcgctgccgccgctgcctgcccctgcctgtacccctggggctctgcctgtgcctctgctgcctgctgctgccgcccgccgccggctcctGGAGCCCGGCCGTGCTGCAGCCCGCCGCCCGCAG TTTCCCTTCCAGCAACTGGTGCTCCTACACAGTGACACGGACGGTGTCATGCCACGTCCAGAATGGCACCTTCCTCCAGCGGGTCTTCCAGGGCTGCCGCTGGCCCCTGGCCTGCAGCGGGGGCAG cagctACCGCACCATCGTCCGGCCCATCTACAGGGTGACCTACAAGACGCTCACGGCGCTGGAGTGGAGGTGCTGCCCCGGCCATGTCGGCGCCAACTGTGAGGAAG CAGAGGCTCACACCTTCCTCACCCTGCGGGACACCGGCCGCCCCAGTGCTGCCCCACGCCGGCCCTCCCTCCGCCCCACAGCTTTCTCAG GGTGCCTGAACTGCAGCCGTGTCGGGGAGCTGACAGCCCGGCTTGCCACCCTCGAGGCGCAG GTGGCCCGGCTATCGGTGGCTgaaccccccacctccccagcacccaAAGGCAGCACCCCGGGCAGGGGGCCGGAGACCGGGCAGCTCTGGGGGTCCCCGGCTGCCCGCGGGAGCCCCGGGGATGATG GGAGACCCAGCTCGCGAGggccccccggcccctccggcccCAAGGGAGACGCAGGAGGACGGGGACCATCAGGCATTCCCGGGGTGAAGGGTCCAAGGGGGCCACCAG gtccccccggccccccaggaCCACCTGGCCGGGATGGAGCCAGGGGGCTCCCTGGAGAGAAGGGGTTACCCGGCCCCCCTGGCCCCCCGGGCCCCCCTGCCCCCGTGGGGCCAGCGATACCCCGCATAGCCGAGCCCA GGGACCCGCTCCTCTCCAACACCTTCACCGAAGCCGCCGGGGGCATCGTGGGTCCCGCTGGACCCCCCGGACCTGTGGGGCCGATGG gtccccctggccccccagGTCCCATCGGGCCACCCGGCCCCCCAGGACCCGAC GGTAGAGCCGGGGCACCCGGAGCTGCCGGCCCCCCCGGGGAGAAGGGAGACAGG GGTCCCCAGGGCCACCCGGGCAGCCGTGGGCAGGACGGGGCACAG gGCGAGCCGGGCCCCAGGGGCGAGCCAGGCGAGAAGGGCACTTGG gggGAGGGTTTGCACCAGCTCCGCGAGGCGCTGAAGATTTTAGCGGAGAGGGTTTTAATCTTGGAAACAATGATTGGGCTCTATG